TTGCGATCAAATCCGCCATCAAGGAAGTACTCTGGATTTACCAAGATCAGTCTAATAGTCTAGAAGTTCTCAATGATAAGTACAATGTTCACTACTGGAATGACTGGGAAGTGGGAGATACGGGAACCATTGGTGAGCGCTATGGGGCGGTCGTTAAGAAACATGACATCATCAATAAGATTCTCAAACAATTGGAAGCCAACCCTTGGAACCGTCGAAATATCATCTCGCTCTGGGATTACCAAGCTTTTGAGGAGACAGATGGTCTTCTTCCATGCGCCTTTCAGACCATGTTTGATGTCCGTCGGGTTGATGGGGACATCTATCTGGATGCGACCTTGACCCAGCGTTCGAATGATATGCTGGTGGCCCACCACATCAATGCTATGCAGTATGTGGCTCTTCAAATGATGATTGCCAAGCATTTCGGATGGAAGGTTGGGAAGTTCTTCTACTTCATCAACAACCTTCATATCTATGATAATCAGTTTGAACAAGCAGAGGAATTGCTCCGCCGTGAGCCATCAAACTGCCAACCACGCTTGGTTTTAAATGTTCCTGATGGGACCAATTTCTTTGATATCAGAGCGGAGGACTTTGAGTTAGTTGACTATGATCCAGTCAAGCCACAACTGAAGTTTGATTTGGCTATTTAAGAAAAATGTAAATATCCTTCTATGACTAACACCTCATAAGTTAGACAGAAAAATCTAACTTATGAGGTGTTTTCTTATGTTGTAATTTATGAGGATAAAGTTCAAATTTATAATCTGCAAAAGCAGGCTTTTCGTCAACTGTAGTGGTCTAGCGAAAAGCCTTTTTAAGACAGGTATAGGAGTCATTGTGCTGACTATAGTTAAACTTTTTCGGACTAAGCATATCCTTCTGTCTGTTAGGACGAGTGTAAGGAGAGATAGGAGTGATGTCTTAATTCAGTAAGAACTTAAGTTTAATGGGAGTTTTGTAACTGGAATTCGCGATAATGTAAGAAAGTTTGATGTTTTCTATCTAGCTAAAGAGGGCAGGCAATACCTGACTGTTACGTACATTACCTGCCTCCAAACTATAAGCCGGCGCTCAGCAGTACTTATCGATGAGCAGTCTAGGCAAAACTCTCCTTAGAAATTAAGATTATCCAACTCCGATAATAATAATTCCTTCTAGTAAAAAGAGTAGGAGTGGTAATATTTTTTGTTTTTTCATGTGTAATCCTCACTTTTTTTTTTTTTATTATATGTTATTATTGGGGTGAATAAAATATATTCCCATATATGCGTGATGGAGGTTCAGAATGAAAAATTTTGGAGAAATTTTTAAAAAGTTTAGAGAATCAAGAGGATTGCGGTTAAAGGATCTCACGAAGGCTGGTATATCAACATCTCAGCTTTCACGTTTCGAAAAAGGAGAAACGGATTTAACCATTTCAAAGTTTATACATATTCTAAATGAAATTAACATGCCAATTGATGAATTTATGTATGCCGTTCATGATTTTCATCGTGATGAACTAAATGAACTATTAGCTCAGGTTAGGAAATGTGTAACGACTCGCGACATTGAAGGGATGAAGAGATTGTTGATATCTCAAATGGAAAATGAAGGAAAACGAGAGAAATTTCATCATATAAATACCATTTTAGTTAAAATTCGCCTTCAGGATTTATCGGGAGAAAAATACTATAATGAAACAGATTTGGATGATTTAACCGATTATCTATTTGGTGTTGAATATTGGGGATATTATGAATTGTTGATTTTCATGAATACTTTGGATGTTCTAAAACATGATGTTTTTATGGTTTTAGCAAGAGAAATGTCTAGACGATCAGATTTTTATAAAGAAATTCCTATTAATCGACGCCTGATTTCAACCATGTTGCTTAATG
This Streptococcus oralis DNA region includes the following protein-coding sequences:
- a CDS encoding thymidylate synthase gives rise to the protein MTKADTIFKENIERILKDGVFSEQARPKYKDGTVANSKYVTGAFAEYDLSKGEFPIITLRPIAIKSAIKEVLWIYQDQSNSLEVLNDKYNVHYWNDWEVGDTGTIGERYGAVVKKHDIINKILKQLEANPWNRRNIISLWDYQAFEETDGLLPCAFQTMFDVRRVDGDIYLDATLTQRSNDMLVAHHINAMQYVALQMMIAKHFGWKVGKFFYFINNLHIYDNQFEQAEELLRREPSNCQPRLVLNVPDGTNFFDIRAEDFELVDYDPVKPQLKFDLAI
- a CDS encoding helix-turn-helix domain-containing protein produces the protein MKNFGEIFKKFRESRGLRLKDLTKAGISTSQLSRFEKGETDLTISKFIHILNEINMPIDEFMYAVHDFHRDELNELLAQVRKCVTTRDIEGMKRLLISQMENEGKREKFHHINTILVKIRLQDLSGEKYYNETDLDDLTDYLFGVEYWGYYELLIFMNTLDVLKHDVFMVLAREMSRRSDFYKEIPINRRLISTMLLNAYITCIEKKKFMDALYFEKQLKQCFFIETEIYERLIFLYAQNLYRYQKNGNKIAIIEMKKCIGAIKLAGSNHLAKIYEGHLKKVLGEDSRQADMGKKL